In a single window of the Carassius gibelio isolate Cgi1373 ecotype wild population from Czech Republic chromosome A12, carGib1.2-hapl.c, whole genome shotgun sequence genome:
- the mylpfb gene encoding myosin regulatory light chain 2, skeletal muscle, which translates to MAPKKAKRRQQAEGGSSNVFSMFEQSQIQEYKEAFTIIDQNRDGIISKDDLRDVLASMGQLNVKNEELEAMVKEASGPINFTVFLTMFGEKLKGADPEDVIVSAFKVLDPEATGTIKKEFLEELLTTQCDRFTAEEMKNLWAAFPPDVAGNVDYKNICYVITHGEEKEEE; encoded by the exons ATG GCACCCAAGAAGGCCAAGAGGAGGCAGCAGGCAGAGGGCGGCAGCTCTAATGTCTTTTCCATGTTTGAGCAGAGCCAGATTCAGGAATACAAGGAG GCTTTCACAATCATCGACCAGAACAGGGATGGTATTATCAGCAAGGATGATCTAAGAGATGTGCTGGCCTCCATGGGCCAGCTAAATGTGAAAAATGAGGAGCTGGAAGCCATGGTCAAAGAGGCTAGTGGCCCCATCAACTTCACTGTCTTTCTCACCATGTTTGGTGAGAAGCTGAAGG gTGCCGATCCTGAGGATGTTATCGTAAGTGCTTTCAAAGTCCTGGACCCTGAGGCTACAGGCACTATCAAGAAGGAATT ccttGAGGAACTCCTGACCACCCAGTGTGACAGGTTTACTGCTGAAGAG ATGAAAAATCTTTGGGCTGCCTTTCCTCCAGATGTGGCTGGCAACGTAGACTACAAAAACATCTGCTACGTCATCACACACGGagaggagaaagaggaagaatAA